In Rhinolophus ferrumequinum isolate MPI-CBG mRhiFer1 chromosome 8, mRhiFer1_v1.p, whole genome shotgun sequence, the DNA window ATGTGTGACAGTGGGGTAAGTGGGGCACCAGAATATGTCTCCCAGCTCTGCTTGAGAAGTAATTACCACAgaccttaaaaacaaaacgaGCGCATTCATCGTGTTTCCCCAAACGGTAAGGCTTAGTAACGTGGAGGGTGCAGAATGATGTGAACTCTTCCACTGCTGGTAGAAGGCGCCAGTGGTACGTCTCTTTTGGAGAGTAATTTGGCAATGTCTAAGAAAGCTGAAGGTGTTTGTGCTCCACAGAGATTCTTACCCAGCTAAACAAGAAAACAGGTGCAAAAACTGTCATAGCACCGTAGCAATGGAAGCCAATTAAGTGTCCTTCAGCAGGAGAAAATGGTTAAAGAATGATTTGGaagtggaaatgaatgaaatacaagGCAGAATCTTACCCCAAAAATTCTcaccagaaaaaaagcaaattaagaagaatcatacaatatgatGCCATTTATGTAAATCTTTAACTTGTAAAATAATATGATGCATCATTTACAGATGAagttatatatttactatttatccTTATAATGTGTGTGTTGCAACAAAACTGAAGAAAGCAAGGGAAATAATATTATGACAGCATAGTTCAGTGTCACATAGTTGCTGGAtgtatcatgatgatcacttctttaggtaaataattgttgaataactgtggtgtaccccCATAATATAGTATttcatgttagctatatttttaataaaaatcttttttacaAAAAGGCAAGGGAAACTGTTAACACCAAATTTGGAGTAATGGTTCTCTCTGGTACAGGCGAATGCAGAGATGCTATTTCTTCAAGCGGGTAGCAGgcgttcattatattattctttatacttttttgcATGTCTGAAATATTTCACAAATCTTTAACGAGGATGCTTCCTCCGTAAATTTAATAAGTCACTGACATTTTTATATGACATAAGGGCCTTGACTTCTTATGATTGTTAGATCACTGGGATTCATCCATAAATTATTTGTATCCCAGCCCTATTACTTCTCTACTTGCCTTGAGCAAGagtcttaacctctctgtgggTGTCCTCCCCTGTGACACGGGGGCGATAATAAGAGCCCCTTAAAAAAGGAGCCCCCTAGAATtcttatgaggatcaaatgaaagaATGCACGCATGTTACCTGGCTCATTTTGTGACACGTGTTAGGGTGCCCCATACATGTTGGTCCCCCTACAGCTCCCCATCCCCCAATTCCTTCTGTCATAGTAAGAGAAGGCAATGAATTAAGGGGAGGGATTGAGGGACAAGGAGTTCAGAAATCCCCAGGTCCAGGAGGAAGGACTGACCCAACTCACCAGGGCTGACCTGGCGAGGCTAGTATCAGCTGCTGCACTTCCAAGCTTGCCCAGGCTCCCTCTACAAAGCCAGACACAGTCCTGGTCCCCCCAAATGCTGGCCCATGCCAAGCATCTCTGATCTCATGGGTATTCCTATGATGCTGGAAATGATGCCCCTTACGTTGGGGCAAAGAACTGAGCCCCTGGAGTCACACAGACTTGGCCTCAAAGCCCTGTTCCTCTATGACTTCagacaagttacttcacttcAGTTGCTCTAGCTCCTTTTTCTCTTgactgtaaaaataatataatctcgTGCCTGAACCAGCAAGCTTTATCACTGTGAGTATATTGATTAGTTCCGATTTATTAAGCACTAGTTAGGTACCAatcactgtgctaagtacttcatatacattatctcatttaattttcacaacaacccccTGAGGTGGGTATTtatattaacccattttacaaataaggaaactgactctcagagaggttaagcaactagCTCTTAACTGCTCTTCTGTCCCGCCTGGTGGGGAGACATGTTAAAGATATCAGATGAGCCCAAGCCCAGCCAATTCTCCATAAATGAGaccccccttcctctccctcctccttctctctctccccactgaCAATAACTGCCAATGGCAGGGCTATGAAGATGTGTCCCCACAGCTGGGAGGTGGGACCACAGTGAGTCTGCTATGGGGCCCAGGGTTTGTAGGAAAATGCGTACATCTTTCTGCTGCAGTCCTGCTTAGCCCACACTCCCTACCACTAAATGTAGAGGTTTTCAGCAGCCCTGCCTCGGAGCCCAGGCTCAGACCCCCATCCTGGTTACCATCGCCTGTCCTTCTCCACCTCCTGAGTACGCCCCACGTCCCAGCACACTTGGAGGTGCCGCACTCACATCTGTAAggctcctttccccttccccaccacacCGACCTAGTCCGGTAAAACGTCTGTACTCCCAAAGGTCCCTCACACCACCCACCTGGGCCTACTGGGACTCTAACTTGCATGCACCCCACCCCTGCTCACCACGCTGCCTGGCTGGGCACTAGCTGGGGTcgtctgtctttctgtctgctGCTAGATGGAAGGTGGGGATGGGTCTGTGAGAGACCCACAGCTGCCAGCTTCCTTATCCTctctggtctgctctcagggtgGGAATGTTGCTAGAAACATCCCCAGGATGGCAGGCCTGTTGACTTGATTACCAGGCCTGGGCCCAAAGAGGGGAGCGAGTTGGAGTGTGGGTGGGAATACTAAGAGTCTGCAGTGAACCAGAAATAAGGAAAACGGGGGCAAGAGATCAACCTCAGGGCCTTCTGGTAGAAACTCAGACTATCATAGAACATAGGGAACTACCGCTTGGTTTGAGCCACGTCTCCAGCATTTAATAtcttgcctcagttttctcatttgtagaatGGGGAAAAGTAGTATTGTAAGGGTTAAACAAGATAACATTTCCTAAGTGCTTAATCCAGAATTGCTGTTTTTCTCCACAGGGAAAGCAAGCTGATGAGCAGGGCTTGGGGCTATTTGTCAGTGTCTTTCCCTGTGTCAGTGCAAGTCATTGCTGGTCTAGCCTAGCCTGATTTCTCCACAAAAGGAGTTGCCTTATATGGAGAAATGGCCTTAGGcaaaattatgaaatacaaaatgtTCATCTCTGGCATTTGTTCCTGCTTTGTAGTTCTTAAGGCAGGCTTCACCCCTTATCTCCTTTGAGTCCCTCAACAACTTTGTGAGGTAGGCAAGGCGGGGCCTCCATTCCCAtgatgaagaaaaggaagttgAAGCCTCTTGTGTCTTACCCAAGGTTACATGGGTTTAATTAGTGGTAGGATTAAGATTCATTTGGGATTCAGGTTCAGTGCTTCTCCTTTGTCCCCGTGGCAGAGCTGTCATTGTCCCTCATCCCCCTCCTgtgtctttatttccttccttcccatcttAACTTACATGGTCAGTGGTGATCACTCTCTTGTGTACCCCTAACTTCCTTGCCTCCCTCTAGCGTCAGCAGCCTTGTTTGACTAAACAACCCTGGTTAAACCCTAAACCCATTTCTTCACCAAGTCTGTGCCTATACTGACCCAGCTAAACAGTGGAAAAACCCAGAACCAAGCTGACAGATCTGACTTCAAATGCATGACCAGTCACATTAAATGGACCCTAATGCTGCCTGGAAACCACACTACATCTCTCCTGTCACTCTTCCAGATAGCAACCATGACCCAGAATAGAAATGCCAGATTTAGCACATAAAAGAATTTTACCTAGAAATCCTATCCAGGAAGTAATTGCTAATGTGAAATTTCAGTCACTGTGGCAAATGGTAGGGGTTATTTTGAGGTAGGGGTTTTATCAGAGTCTTTTCATCATATACTAGGCAGTGACCCAGAATATCAAGATGGTTAACTCTGGTTTTGGCTGTAGACTGGTCTTTTCTGTCTGGAAGTAAGAGGTCAAGATCCTCAGAGAGAAGACACTGCCAACCACCACTTCAAAGGTAAGGAAGCTCAGACTTCCACAGGGTTGATCCATGAGTTGAAGCCATAGACCTCAGGAATTGTCATCCAGAGGAATTATTATCCAGATGGAGGGATTTGGGGCCCAGAGGGCTCACTGGGCCCAAAACTCTTTTGTCCAGCTCTTCAAGTTCCCCCAACTGGTCTTCAACATTGGGCATCTCAGAATCAACCTAGACATCACCcactctgaaaagaaaattatcctaAAGGCAGGTGCGGGGAGGCTCTTAtgtaaaacagaatagagagactgAGGTTTTAAAAGCATGTTAATGTATCTAAGTTATAAAATGAGGGGCAATCAATACTCTgaattccttcaacaaatatttattgaacatctgctatgtgccaaacactgttccaGGTACCAGGGACACAGCGGTGCTCAAAAAAGTGCATGCTCTTAAGGAACTGACATTTTCATGAGGAGATACATAATGAATAAAGCAGATAATTTCAGATCGCAATAGGCacgtgaagaaaacaaaacaggataatGGCACAGAAagagatgggaggtgggggggggctAAAACTGAGAGGGAGCAGCTCTCTAAAAAGGTACTATTTAAACAGAGACTGAATCAAAAGGTGTCAGCCATGGCAAGATCTGGATAAGAGTGatccaggcagagagaatagaGAGTGCAAAGTTTCCTAAGTAGGAGCGAGCCCCATGTGCTCAAGAAAATAGAATAAGGAAGGGAGCTATATGAGATCACGTCGGTAAAGGAGCCTTGGGAGGAGAGGGGCTTTTATTACAAGTGCAAAGGGGGGAGGTTAAGCAAGCATGATTGCTTAGTTTGTGTTTCAGAGAGAGTATTgcagctgctgtgtggagaatacaTTATAGGGGTTCAAGAGTAGAAGCAGGAAGTTGGTTAGGAGGCTACTGTCAGCACCCAGAAATGAGGGGGTGGGAGCTTGGACTACAGTAGGGATGAAGGGAAGTAGCTGGTTCCAAGTAATGGGACATGCCAAAGTGGGATGGGCCTTACCTGCCCCTGCCTTCACTTCTTTGCTGGCAGGGTCCTGATTTGGTTTAATTACTCACCCTTCCACTTGCTCAAGGAAGATGGCCTTTGCTCAGATCTATGGGTATAAGATAGTCTAAACCAttcatggtaattctattccctCCTTCTAGTGACTCAAAAAAGTGGTGCTCAAAAAAGTACATGTAGGCATGGGGTTTGTGAGATATAAGCGGAAGTCTGGTTTAAGGAAAGGTTTTTCTCTCTGATAAAGAGATGTGGGAGGAAACCCTCTTTTCCTGCCTTAGGACAGTGTCATATGAAGACATGATACTTGGAGATGCTTGCAGCCATCTTATGATTATGAGGGAAGATGTCACCAGAACCATGGAGGATTCCAGAGCAGAAAGCTGGAAATACTGGAGTTATTGGTGACAGCACTAAATCAACCCTGGAATCGTCCTACACTCAGATTTGTTGTGGGATAATAAATATTCTCagtgtttaagccactgttagtGAAACTTTCCATTATTTGCAgccaaaaaaaattcaaactgggtggctggatggctcagttggtcagagcacaagctcttaacaacaaggttgtgggttcgattcccacagggcatggtgggctgcgcccccttcacctaagactgaaaatggcggctggacttggagctgagctgcgccctcctcaactagattaaaggccaatgacttgacttggagctgatgggccctggaaaaacacactgttccccaatattccccaattgaaaaaaaatgcctAAAGTGTGGTgtgtagggaaaaaaattctaactaagaaaagaggaggaggagtgagggaaagagaggaatgCAGGATGAGCCTAGGTTTTTAACTTAAGCATGTGGTTGGGAGGCGATACTGTTCCTGAGACTCAGAAGCCTAGGACAGAAACAGGATTGGCAGTGAGTAGGGTCAGGGTAGGATGTGGAAAGTTCCACTCCTGAATGCGTTATATTTGAGGTGTCTAACAGGCTttcaagtggagatgtcaagAAGGCGAATAGTCGTGTGAGTCTGAAGTTCAGAGGAAAGGTCCCAAATGGAGACACACATCTGAGAGTTATCAGCGTATTGCTTTCTCATGATTCCTTTCTTTCACTATGGTTTGGAAATGTATATACTCTAACTCTGTTCCTTTTTGAATAACTCTAGAAATATTACAAAAACTTTTTACTAAGGACATTAAAAAATTTTCCCAAAGTGgagataatataataaaacacCGTATACTCAGATCACCCACCTTCAACAATTGCTCCTcaggcagaaaaacaaagaaaagagagagcctGAGACTGAGCTAGGGGGAACACCCTTAGAAGCCAGCCATCAAAAACCACCAAGAAGGAGTGGCCAGAACAAAaaacgggggtggggagggctggggaggggatgtCATTAAAGCCAAGAAGGAAGTGTTTCAAGGAGGATCACCTATGTCGACCACTGCTGAGAGGCTGAGAAAGGTGAAGATAGAGATGTGACCTTTGGCTTTGACAACTGGAGGTCACCAGAGACCTTGGCAAGAGGATCTCAGTGAAGCATGGGAACCAAGCCTGCAGGGagactggggaggagagagaagacatgGAGATATCCCTTTAGAAAGGTTGTGCTGTGAGAAGGAAGACAGCTGGTAGACGCTCCAGCCTGGAAAAACAGGAGGATGTGCATCAAGGCTCAGCTCCACTTCTCCCAGTACAACTAGTGGAGTCATTTGAAACTTTGAGGGCCTTGCCGCACTGCTCCAAGATGAAGGTGTGAGATTCCGGGAAAGGGCTGGAAAAGATGGAGATAACAATGGgcaaagggaagagggagagaaatccAAAGGGTGGCCTGCTGGACACCCATGTAGGGTAGATGAATTAAGTGGTTATTTAATGGGAGGAGTGAAGAATTGCCTGGAATCATCTTCTAGattctgtatgtgtatgtgaatgtCTAAAAGCTTTCAATCTGTTCATATGAACTGTTACCTGCACACCCACCCAGACCTTGTAGCTCTGATTCAGCGGCTTCTGTATATATcctgaggacacacacacacacactcagaagcAGAGCCTGTATCCCACTAACACGCCTTGGGCACTTCTCTCTGCACCTTTGTCCTCTCCATTTTCCAGAAGGCCTACTCAGGGGTTGTAAACTCCTTGCTACAGGGGCCAGGGTAACATAAATGTGTAAGGTGGGCTGAGTATATGATATTAAATGACAACAAACACTCATCACCTGTGTCAGGGAGACACAGAGTGGTGAGAACTGAGTGAACCTGAGCCGGTTGTTGTCCATTCTAAGAAGATAGCCACTACCCAGCTCCATTTGTTGCCCTATtggtttcctgttgctgctgaaACAAATTGTTGCAAACTTcttagcttaaaacaacacagattattttatagttctggagaTTGGAAGTCCAAAATTGGTCTTACCGGGCTAAactcaagatgttggcagggttgCCTCCTTCTAGAGACTCTAGAGAAGAATCTGTTCCTCACTTTTCCCATCTTCTAGAGGCTGCCCGTATGCCTGACTCATTGCTCTCTTCCATCTTGAAAGCCACCAATCACATCACTCTGACTCTGCGTCTGCTCTCTGCTTCCCTGACTCTGACCCGCCGGCCTTCCTCTTCCATTTATaagaacccttgtgattacattgggcccacccagaaaATCCAGAATtatctcatctcaagatctttaccttaatcacatctgcaaagcttTTTTCCCAGAACatacatagtcacaggttctggggattagaatgtggacatctttggggggcggggggcctattattctgcctaccattGTTGCCAAATGGGAATGCAGGCCTACTTTAGCCAGACCTTCCAGTTCTTTTCAGTAAAAgctagaaatctgcatttttatatgACCGTGAAGAAAAAGTTAACATAGCAGGCCTGAGATTACTATCCTTAGAAAGGCCTGCTTGCAAGGTTGgcccttggctggcatctgggaacttggCTCTTGGAGTATTCCCAATCAGCAGTTAACAAACAGTGATGGTTCACTGTGCCTAGACTGTTTGTGTAAATAATATGGTTTATGTTGAACACCTgcttttcttctaggagtctggaattttggtatgTGCAACGCAGAGGTGCCTATGTGACCAGCCCCCAATAAGACGTTGGGTACTGTGTGTCTAATGGACTTCCTTTGGCAGAAACACTGCAGGGAAATGTTGCTCCATTTTCATTCTGAAGGAGGAACACACTCTGTAAGCCCttgtgggagggagagggcatAGATTCCTCTAGACTCCCCATGTGTCTTTTCCCTTTACCATCCAGCGGTGTATCCTTCCTATATCGCTGTAATAAACCTTAGTTATGAGTACAACTTTATGCTGAGTCCTTTGAGTCCTTCTAGCTAACCTCCTAACATGGGGGTGGTCTTGGGGATGCCCCAACACAAAGacaatttctgattttttcccccatcttctAAACGCTACAGGGGTTAACACTGTGAGGGCCAAACAAAACATTTCCGAGAGGCAATTTGTAACTTCTGGCTTCTTAGACTTCTACCCTAATTTTAGTCCCATCTCTGAAGTGAAACAATTAATCTGACGCACACTTAGCAAATGCCTACCATGTGCTAAGCACCATGCTAGGAACTGGGGACACAAAGATGGCTAAGACAATTATCTTCACCCAATTTGCTATCTAGTAAGATGGACAGGCACACAAATAAATGCAGCATGATGTGCTATATgcactaaaataaatcaataaaatgctCCAAGAATCCAGACAATTGCTTACACAGTGCTTTGCTGCGTCTCTACACATCCCTAAATTCATCTAGTCTTCACAATCTGCAGTTAACCCAGTCTCACAAATGAATCTGAACCTGGAGGTCAAAGAGTTTTAGGGTTTTGCTTAAATAGCTAAAATCTCTTATGATATTCAttctgctggggtgggggtgcacaAGGGAAAAAGAGAGCCAGGCAAGGTCTGCACGAGGCCACGTGTTCTGTAATCACCAAGGGTTCTTGCTCTGTGGAGACCATGACCCCATTTCCCAAGCAGCCTCACTCTATGCCcttgtcagttttcttttttatgaatgaGTCTTGTTCTCCCAACCAGATGGCAAGTCCACTGGGAAAGGAGACCTTGTCAtatttcactgtatttctttCCATGCCTTGCCTAAGTAAGGTGTCAATTAGCTATTTTGTTGATAGAAAGTTGCCATACTAGTTATTTTATCCTTCTGTGTTGTGTTGTCAGACAGCCCTTGCCCTAGGAAACACTATGGTAGGAGAGGCAGGTGAATCCTTTCCAACTGACTAGCCCAGAGACAGGTTTCTCAAATGTGTGCCAATGGCACATGGAGCATTTCCTAATGGATTTCCCCAGTGAAGGGGGACAGCTAGAAAATGAAAGGCACGTAAGGAAAAGCAGAGATAGATTAAAAAGCCCAttcttggaagaaatggaaatgaaacttaGAAAGAATAGCTTCTGCTGAGGCCTCCATCTGAGCACTGAGGGTGTTAAGATGCAAGTCGCTGATCCTGCCGCGGCTTAGGGACAGAAGAGGACGAGAAAGTCAAAATCGGCCACGATAtcagaatttccatttcctttcctcttcagtGTCAACAAACATTTTGATACCTCATAACAACGCTTTCAGGTTGGAATTACTGTCTCCTTTTCACCGATGCCAAGGACTCGGTGAGGTTaagtcacctgcccaaggtcacccagggcAGTCAGAATGTGAATCGAGGTCCTAAGGGCTTTAGGCCAGAGCTCCCGCGGTTCTGGCAGCAGGAAAGCGGGCAGGTAGCAGTGGCAAGGGCTCGCTAATAGTGACGGCGCTGATGACGAGGCCACTGACCCGCGGGCAGCGGCCAAGCGGTGGCAGATTCTCGGGGTCGGCCTTCGCAGGTAGGCTGCGGGGCTCAGCTCGGTGGGGCAGTCTAAGGGATCGGCACCCTGGGTCTCAAACTGTGCAGCATCCGGTCCTCGGACCCCCACAGGCATTGGCGGAGGCCAGCCGTCCCAGCCGGGGACCAGCAGGCGGCGTGCAGCCGCAAGGGGTTCCTCCGGGACCGGCCGGAGCCAGGCAGTCGGTTGGAGCCTCCAGAGAGGCGGGACACGGAGGGAACGGGCGAAGGTCCGGTAAAGCCACCTCCGAAGAACAGCCTCTATGGCACCCAGCCTAAGTCAGAAAACCTGAGCGACCGGCGACCCCATGACGCAGGTGCAGGCGAGACGCGCCCTGGCACCGCGTCCTGCGTCGGTGCAGCAGCGCTCGAGATCCCAAAGTATGAGTTCAAAACCGGGAGCGTAGGCTTAAAGCCCGGGTTGCTACTCCCAACGCACGTCCGACAGGTGAGAGACCCCGGCAACGCGCGGGGAAGGTAccctctcaggccccacccctcgGAGCCGCCTACCCCTCAGGAGGCGTGGCCTCCAGGCCGCCCAGCTTCTAGTGGGCGAGCCTAGCGCGCGGCCCCGCCCCCCTGATATAAGAGCGGTGCGGCACTGCAGCTAGCGCACTTCTCACTGAGACCCGTCACGCGGACTCTAAGTGAGACCCACCGCCAGGACTCACCATGGTGAGTGCGGCCCCACCGGGGTGGAGCCCATCCCCTAATTGCCCCTCTCTTTCGGGGACGCTTCCTTTCGGGATGCTCGGGGCCCTTTATCTGGCGTTCCTGGTCTCGAAGAGGTGCAAGGGTGTTTGcatcatccccacccccaccccgtcctaGTGACTTTGGCCGAGCCGTGTTGTCCACTTTCAAAGGctggggtaggggggtggggtaCAGTGGGATTCTTCACCAGCAGAGAGGAGCCCTCCTGGAAATCCCCCCAGCTCCACCAAGCATTTGTGCCTTAACCCTCCTTAGGGGAGTTCTGCGGTTCCGCGCCCAGCCCTTTCCGCGGGCGAGGGAGACCCGCTTGGCTGCTCCTTGCCCCTATCCAACCCCCACCCAGTCCCGGGAACTGACCGAACACGTGCTTGGCGCCAGAAGGTGGAAGGGGATCAGGTTACTTGGTTCAGCATCCCCTTTTCCTCCGACCGTGTGTACATCCCTCCGACACTCACCCCTCCCCGTGACTCAGCACCCTGCTTCTGAGGCAGAAGGGGTGGCGGGAATGGGGTTCGGTCTCGTGAGGCGAGCCAGCCCCTCTCCAGCCTGAGCCGGGGTGCGCGGACGGGCAGAGACAGCTGTCACTGAGCGGGAGCTCGGGCCAAGGCcaggttggggggagggggaagaggtgtgtgtagggggtggtATTTATAGCCCAAGAACGGGGGCCGAAATCCAATCTTCGCTTTCCGCTGGGATGTAACTGGAAAGAATCTCAAAGGagcgggggtggtggggggcgggCGGCGGCGAATACAAGGCCGGAGTGCAGGATGGCGCTCATCCGGCTAGGGGCAAGGCGCGTTACCTCTGGGGCCTCGCCACAGGTTCCGCTTCCTTTTCTGAGTATTTGGAAACCGTCACCCCGCCATTTCGGTGTGGGGAAGTGAAGCTGCGCAGGCCCAGCGCCGCACCACTTTGGCGCTTCAGGGGTTACTTTCAGACTGGCAGGGACGAGCCTAGGGCAGCGAATGCCCCAGTGCTCACAACCCTTTTGCCTGCACCTGCCCTCTACGTTCACTAGCATTATCTTTGCTATTTCCCTGAGGGCTGTCGCCTTGGATGAAGGTGGTAAAGACGCGCAGAGtgcgggggtggaggtggggagaggagacagaTGGGATTGATCCCTAGAGCCAGATGGGATTTaaaggtgggggagagggcaTCCTGATGGCAGTGTGGTCGGTTGATGCCAGACTGGAAGGCGGAAACAACTCTGCAGCCCacaggaaagaaagggggagagggttGTACGAAATTCCAGTTGTTCATACTCAAAGCAAAGAGTTAatcgggtggggggggggaggctcTAGCTATAAACTCAACGGCTCTGGAAAACCTTCTGTCCCTCGTTAGGCTCTTGAGAAGCTGGGTTTGTCGGAGTAGGAATGGGGAACAGCTGAAAAGTCTCTTGTTTTCGTCTCGGTTACTGCAGTGTCTTGTCTGTCTCAGGCACTTGCCCTCTCCATCCTCCCTGCGTGTCCTATGAATGTGTCCGAGTCCTGTGGAGCTGCAGCTCTCACTTGACAAGGTCCCCATGGAGAAGTAGGCTAAGGGGCTGGCCTGCCCTACTGGGTGCCCCCGGTTGGGGAGTCCTATGCAGGGGAGCCTGGGCAGGCTCCCAGCCTCTTCTGACCTCTGTCCAACCCCAAGCCTCCACTTTTGCCAGCTGAGTCATCCTAGCTGGTAGGTGATAGGGTGAGAGAAAGGCTTATGAGGTGAGGACCTATGGATGTGGGGCTTATGCTCTCCCCTCTGTTTATCCCTCAGCGTGAATGCATCTCAGTCCATGTGGGGCAGGCAGGTGTCCAGATGGGCAATGCCTGCTGGGAGCTCTACTGTCTGGAACATGGGATTCAGCCTGACGGGCAGATGCCCAGTGACAAGACCATTGGTGGAGGGGATGACTCCTTTACCACCTTCTTCTGTGAAACCGGCGCTGGAAAGCACGTGCCCCGGGCAGTTTTTGTGGATTTGGAGCCCACTGTAATTGGTGAGAAGGAAAACGGGGTGGAATTGAGCGGAGTGGAGAGAGACTCTAAGCTTCTCTCTGGAGAGAGGGTGTCTAGACCTGGCATTCCTGGCCCTGAAAACTCTTCTCCCTGTTTGAATGTAAAGAAGGCAAGCTAATCTCAGGCCGGCCTGGGCAGCAAGTCTGGGTTTCTCTCACACACTGGTATCTCAGACTGGCAGAAGGATGAACTCTTCCACACATCTGACTGCAGCTACCacactgagggagggagggaggtccCTGCTGAGCACAGCCGTGTGGTTTGGGCCCTAACGATGTGGTTTCTGCCCTTCCAGATGAGATCCGAAATGGCCCTTATCGGCAGCTCTTCCACCCAGAGCAGCTCATCACTGGGAAAGAGGATGCCGCGAACAACTATGCCCGTGGTCACTACACCATTGGCAAGGAGATCATTGATCCAGTCCTGGACCGGATCCGCAAGCTGGTGAGAGTCTGGCATGGAAGGCAGGGGGCTTATGAGACGATAACGGTCAGGAACACTTTTTTTCAGATCCATTTCAGGGGTCATCTCTGTCTGTCACCAGAGGGGTCACCGGAATGTGCTGCTGCTATGGAATACTCATTCATCTTTGTCCTGGCTCCTGAGATATTTTAGGCTTTTGTGGAGCCAGAATACAGACTTCCTCAGGCCCTTCCCCCACCtacattgctctttctttttcttgcctttcagTCTGACCAGTGCACAGGACTTCAGGGCTTCCTGGTCTTCCACAGCTTTGGGGGCGGCACCGGCTCTGGCTTCACCTCGCTCTTGATGGAGCGGCTCTCTGTTGACTACGGCAAGAAATCCAAGCTGGAGTTCTCCATCTACCCAGCCCCCCAGGTGTCCACAGCCGTGGTCGAGCCCTACAACTCCATCCTGACCACCCACACCACCCTGGAGCACTCAGACTGTGCTTTCATGGTGGACAACGAAGCCATCTATGACATCTGCCGTCGCAACCTGGACATCGAGCGCCCCACCTACACCAACCTCAACCGCCTCATCAGCCAGATCGTCTCTTCCATCACAGCCTCCCTGCGCTTCGACGGGGCCCTCAACGTGGACCTGACAGAGTTCCAGACCAACCTGGTGCCCTACCCTCGCATCCACTTCCCCCTGGCCAC includes these proteins:
- the LOC117025821 gene encoding tubulin alpha-4A chain, with the protein product MRECISVHVGQAGVQMGNACWELYCLEHGIQPDGQMPSDKTIGGGDDSFTTFFCETGAGKHVPRAVFVDLEPTVIDEIRNGPYRQLFHPEQLITGKEDAANNYARGHYTIGKEIIDPVLDRIRKLSDQCTGLQGFLVFHSFGGGTGSGFTSLLMERLSVDYGKKSKLEFSIYPAPQVSTAVVEPYNSILTTHTTLEHSDCAFMVDNEAIYDICRRNLDIERPTYTNLNRLISQIVSSITASLRFDGALNVDLTEFQTNLVPYPRIHFPLATYAPVISAEKAYHEQLSVAEITNSCFEPANQMVKCDPRHGKYMACCLLYRGDVVPKDVNAAIAAIKTKRSIQFVDWCPTGFKVGINYQPPTVVPGGDLAKVQRAVCMLSNTTAIAEAWARLDHKFDLMYAKRAFVHWYVGEGMEEGEFSEAREDMAALEKDYEEVGIDSYEDEDEGEE